One Brassica napus cultivar Da-Ae chromosome A1, Da-Ae, whole genome shotgun sequence genomic region harbors:
- the LOC106442225 gene encoding protein NBR1 homolog, whose protein sequence is MDSTTALVVKVSYGGVLRRFRVPFKANGQLDLDMASLRGKIAALFNLPLDAEFSLTYSDEDGDVVALVDDNDLFDVTNQRLKFLKITVQSNVGVPANSVAPESSGSSSASVMPDSQDPVSKIQKGFNDVMMAVPNPMRDTISKVYIDLTSKAASSSPVVGELFDCINKLGKLSSPQESSPCSPVTKPGSSGPSLSREVPSAGEKKDVSKKTQAGKKPVADSTSSGLGASFNECPFSGSTVIDSTPNPNPTNLNRHARRVCHSKKTNNGDYWNSLGVFHKGIRCDGCGVLPITGPRFKSKVKEDYDLCTICFSVMGNEGDYTRMDKPVSAQQLHPFRGLPTPFSNPWLGHVPRPHHGGLHFRCTRPKLDSRFVLDVNVLDGTVVAPSAPFTKIWKMRNNGSLVWPHGTQIVWIGGDRFSSSLSVDLQIPVEGVPINSELDVKVEFVAPESPGRYISYWRMASSNGAKFGQRVWVLIHVDASLKGSVVNEFHGLNLNASPEENFAREFSGINVNHVPAQPGSPSVNPGIVKGADVEPEASSGSNIPMKDDLVVGEVEPVVPNTVVPNTLTPSSSSSSFNIIEFPNMPTTVEALGGGSSSAKNIPVPLQEDIEKNDVEITMLKELEEMGFKEIDLNKEILRDNEYNLEQSVDALCGVNEWDPILEELQEMGFCDDLTNKRLLKKNNGSIKGVVMDLLTGEKEKEA, encoded by the exons ATGGATTCTACCACTGCACTCGTCGTCAAG GTGAGTTATGGAGGTGTGCTTAGGCGCTTCAGGGTGCCTTTCAAAGCTAATGGACAGCTTGATCTTGACATGGCTTCTCTTAGGGGAAAGATCGCTGCTTTGTTTAACCTCCCTCTGGATGCTGAGTTCTCTCTCACTTACTCTGATGAAGATGGGGATGTGGTGGCCCTTGTTGATGACAACGACCTCTTCGATGTCACGAATCAGCGTCTTAAGTTCTTGAAGATTACTGTGCAGTCGAACGTTGGTGTGCCTGCTAACTCTGTTGCTCCAGAGAGCAGTGGGAGTTCGTCAGCCTCGGTTATGCCTGATAGCCAGGACCCGGTTTCTAAGATCCAGAAGGGTTTCAATGATGTTATGATGGCTGTGCCGAACCCCATGCGTGATACCATTTCCAAGGTGTATATTGACCTTACATCTAAGGCCGCGTCTTCGAGCCCTGTGGTTGGTGAGCTGTTTGATTGCATCAACAAGCTAGGGAAGCTCTCAAGTCCTCAGGAAAGTAGTCCTTGCTCTCCTGTTACTAAGCCTGGCTCGTCAGGGCCTTCTTTGAGCAGGGAAGTTCCTTCCGCTGGTGAAAAGAAGGATGTATCTAAGAAGACCCAAGCTGGAAAAAAACCTGTTGCTGATTCAACCTCCTCTGGACTTGGTGCTAGTTTCAACGAGTGTCCCTTCAGTGGCAGTACCGTGATTGATTCCACTCCAAATCCAAATCCAACGAATCTCAACAGGCATGCCCGTCGTGTATGTCACTCCAAAAAGACCAACAATGGTGATTACTGGAACTCACTGGGTGTCTTCCATAAGGGTATCCGTTGTGATGGATGTGGAGTTCTTCCAATAACTGGGCCTAGATTCAAGTCTAAAGT CAAAGAAGACTATGATCTTTGCACCATCTGTTTTTCCGTGATGGGCAATGAAGGGGATTATACAAGAATGGATAAGCCCGTCTCAGCTCAACAGCTACATCCCTTCAGAGGACTTCCTACCCCA ttttcaaatcctTGGTTGGGACATGTGCCGCGACCACACCACGGAGGTTTACATTTCAGGTGTACTCGGCCTAAGCTAGACAGTCGCTTTGTCCTTGATGTCAATGTACTTGATGGAACCGTTGTTGCTCCATCTGCCCCATTCACCAAGATCTGGAAAATGAGGAACAATGGTTCGCTGGTGTGGCCACATGGCACGCAGATCGTTTGGATCGGTGGGGACAGATTCAGCAGCTCTTTGTCAGTTGATTTACAG ATTCCAGTGGAGGGTGTGCCTATCAACAGTGAGCTTGACGTGAAAGTTGAATTTGTTGCACCAGAGTCACCTGGCCGATACATATCTTATTGGAGGATGGCTTCCTCTAATGGTGCCAAGTTTGGGCAACGTGTTTGGGTGTTGATACAT GTTGATGCATCCTTGAAGGGCTCTGTTGTGAACGAGTTTCATGGACTGAACTTGAATGCCTCTCCTGAAGAAAATTTCGCAAGAGAATTTTCAGGGATCAATGTGAATCATGTTCCAGCTCAGCCTGGTAGCCCCAGTGTTAACCCTGGGATAGTGAAAGGTGCTGATGTTGAACCAGAAGCTTCTTCGGGATCAAACATTCCGATGAAAGATGACCTGGTGGTTGGTGAAGTTGAGCCTGTTGTTCCTAACACTGTTGTGCCTAACACTCTTACTCCATCTTCATCTTCGTCATCATTCAACATAATCGAGTTCCCAAATATGCCTACTACTGTTGAGGCCTTGGGTGGCGGTTCCTCATCTGCAAAGAACATCCCCGTTCCTCTACAAGAGGATATTGAGAAGAATGACGTCGAGATAACCATGCTCAAGGAGCTGGAGGAGATGGGTTTCAAAGAGATTGATCTGAACAAGGAAATCCTGAGGGACAACGAGTACAACTTGGAGCAGTCTGTTGACGCTCTCTGTGGAGTTAACGAGTGGGATCCTATCCTAGAGGAGCTTCAGGAAATG GGGTTCTGTGATGATCTGACGAACAAGAGGCTGCTGAAGAAGAACAATGGAAGCATTAAAGGCGTGGTGATGGATCTTCTCACtggggagaaggagaaggaggctTAG
- the LOC106442235 gene encoding uncharacterized protein LOC106442235 encodes MRKKREAKDENEEEKKRVELMKAAAQAWLSHSQTSKSTVLEFEARRKHAFVKGKPSRFKMEALSSTKKHHHHHPSFLDWEYGQSLWDPYEILSVSKKLERALTLEEHTFSADKAIKKKNRDSRNSLRSLFNRSSRRF; translated from the coding sequence ATGAGGAAGAAACGAGAGGCTAAAGATGAAaacgaagaagagaagaagagagtggagCTGATGAAAGCAGCAGCACAGGCTTGGCTCAGCCACTCCCAAACCTCTAAAAGCACAGTTTTGGAGTTCGAAGCGCGGAGAAAGCATGCTTTTGTCAAAGGTAAACCTTCACGTTTCAAAATGGAGGCCTTGTCCAGTACAAAGaagcatcaccatcatcatcctTCGTTCTTGGATTGGGAGTATGGACAGTCCTTGTGGGATCCGTACGAGATTCTTTCTGTATCTAAGAAACTGGAACGGGCACTCACTTTGGAAGAGCATACTTTCTCTGCGGATAAGGCCATCAAGAAGAAAAATAGGGACAGCAGAAATAGCCTTAGGAGTTTGTTTAATCGTTCGTCCAGGAGATTTTAA